One segment of Haliotis asinina isolate JCU_RB_2024 chromosome 12, JCU_Hal_asi_v2, whole genome shotgun sequence DNA contains the following:
- the LOC137258872 gene encoding uncharacterized protein, whose translation MKLHQSTPSWSFLHVIFLLVNLPSSCAIIEKDDLPPEIQKCYSNYAHVSLRDVVGQTLSWFCEAPAVRTLRNSDSPAPQPLSSVRYVSGLVDKVIANRGRRVKRQAAIHSRDKCVRREYRMLSDYERNAYHRAIIALKHDTSVEPNKYDALAALHTGLATRIAHFGPNFLGWHRVYLLMYEVALQEVDPSICLPYWDSSLDNELDDPRQSPIFSPGFIGGGTVAGNGGVVSDGPFAGWETPNDGPLIRNIGGDGELFTLESIEAILSRERTRDIVPPLSLPANDLEFHHGGVHVYIGGIMNQLDTAAYDPVFYLHHAFVDYIWELFRTRQRALRIDPQLDYPEEFGSPFHAPNETMGFNLNLTTEQGYSDDLTTSYEYDPSPDCSERRPTCGSRYLRCNTTRGRCYPVIPSTVTPEPPTGMPGCRPGQPGCPTWPPTRPPTRPPICPPGQPGCPAGPPTRPPTCLPGQPWCPTSPPPMSTPKPTPPKQPCKQEVLPTQNNFCIDGMCDTNGWVYVPVKVVSMRPPGLKKYDSYPISNGKVSKTNDIYQPSAYAETNRYINGIRGVPKTYDRCDDTKGFGQVYVQSNGLSYSGIYKEAAVTDLRLATSLSIAYVAVKDPRNGPVKALFRAFDSCGRICRTACKDPVTGRYNTCSGVLNIKDVAGKPKQYSKTYGEATLDTWDYAENEDCPSFQSEDNFLTFYCDYRDNIPWSGVKSSHSKRDPKAVVPMNPGHPVPQPSLPLTLRECKVSNDCILDVPCLTGKTQCRSYGETHKCRGSCNKYAVCNYGQFWVRSCPFDWSYHKHEHTCTSLNRCKKLTLPRPLVPNQTRPTWNVSPKQSSYFQHLGQRAINHGGPFVHFFG comes from the exons ATGAAACTACACCAGTCCACCCCGTCATGGAGTTTCCTACATGTAATATTCTTGCTGGTTAACCTGCCAAGCTCATGTGCCATCATAGAGAAAGATGATCTTCCTCCTGAAATACAAAAATGCTACAGCAATTATGCCCATGTTAGTTTGCGAGATGTTGTTGGGCAAACACTGTCCTGGTTCTGTGAGGCTCCGGCTGTCCGGACCCTTAGAAATAGTGACAGTCCGGCACCACAGCCTCTGTCCTCCGTCCGCTATGTCAGTGGGCTTGTGGACAAGGTGATCGCAAATAGAGGGAGACGGGTGAAACGGCAAGCAGCTATACATTCCAGAGACAAGTGTGTGAGGAGGGAATACAGAATGTTGAGTGACTATGAGAGGAATGCGTACCACAGGGCCATAATAGCTCTCAAGCACGACACA TCTGTTGAGCCCAACAAGTACGATGCTCTTGCTGCTCTCCACACTGGCCTAGCTACAAGAATCGCCCATTTTGGACCAAACTTCCTGGGTTGGCATCGAGTATACCTACTCAT GTATGAGGTCGCGCTGCAGGAAGTTGATCCAAGTATATGTCTACCTTATTGGGACAGTTCACTCGACAATGAACTAGATGACCCTCGCCAATCACCCATCTTCAGCCCCGGCTTCATAGGCGGAGGAACTGTTGCCGGTAATGGTGGCGTTGTGAGTGATGGACCCTTTGCTGGATGGGAAACCCCCAATGATGGCCCTCTAATCAGAAATATAGGAGGAGATGGAGAGCTTTTTACCCTAGAGTCGATTGAAGCAATTTTATCCCGTGAGAGGACCCGAGACATCGTTCCACCCTTGTCTCTCCCCGCGAATGATCTTGAGTTTCACCACGGCGGTGTCCACGTCTATATAGGAGGTATCATGAACCAGCTAGACACAGCAGCGTATGATCCCGTTTTCTACCTTCACCATGCCTTTGTTGACTACATATGGGAACTCTTTAGGACACGACAGAGAGCACTCCGCATCGATCCACAGTTAGACTACCCTGAAGAATTTGGCTCTCCATTCCATGCGCCTAATGAAACAATGGGTTTCAATCTGAACCTGACAACAGAGCAGGGGTACAGTGATGATTTAACGACATCGTATGAGTACGATCCATCCCCTGATTGTTCAGAGAGACGACCCACTTGCGGATCCAGGTATCTTCGCTGTAACACGACAAGGGGTAGGTGTTACCCCGTTATTCCATCCACTGTCACTCCAGAACCACCTACTGGCATGCCAGGGTGTCGTCCTGGCCAACCAGGCTGTCCTACATGGCCTCCTACAAGGCCTCCTACGAGGCCACCCATCTGTCCGCCTGGTCAACCTGGCTGTCCGGCAGGACCTCCTACAAGACCACCTACCTGTCTACCTGGTCAACCATGGTGTCCAACAAGTCCACCTCCCATGTCAACTCCTAAGCCAACCCCACCCAAACAACCCTGCAAACAGGAGGTTCTCCCCACACAGAATAACTTTTGTATTGACGGTATGTGCGATACCAATGGTTGGGTGTATGTACCTGTCAAGGTTGTTTCAATGCGACCTCCGGGACTCAAGAAATACGACTCATACCCAATCTCTAATGGAAAAGTCAGCAAAACGAACGACATCTACCAGCCATCTGCATATGCTGAAACTAACCGTTATATAAACGGTATCCGCGGTGTTCCCAAAACATACGATAGATGTGACGACACCAAAGGGTTCGGCCAAGTGTATGTCCAATCAAATGGACTTAGTTACAGTGGGATATATAAGGAAGCAGCTGTCACCGACTTGCGTCTAGCCACGTCACTGTCGATAGCTTACGTTGCAGTCAAGGATCCTAGGAACGGCCCAGTCAAAGCTTTATTCAGAGCATTTGACTCTTGCGGAAGAATCTGTCGCACTGCTTGTAAGGATCCAGTAACAGGAAGATATAATACTTGTTCAGGAGTCCTTAATATCAAAGATGTTGCAGGGAAACCAAAGCAATACAGCAAAACATATGGCGAAGCTACTCTAGATACATGGGATTATGCCGAGAACGAGGACTGTCCCAGCTTCCAGAGTGAGGACAACTTCCTAACCTTCTACTGTGACTACAGGGACAACATACCATGGTCAGGTGTCAAGTCTTCACACAGCAAGCGAGATCCCAAGGCCGTGGTACCGATGAATCCAGGCCACCCCGTGCCACAACCATCACTTCCACTTACGCTGCGTG AATGCAAGGTGTCCAATGATTGTATCCTGGATGTCCCATGCCTGACGGGCAAAACCCAGTGTCGCAGTTACGGTGAAACTCACAAATGCAGAGGGTCATGTAACAAGTACGCTGTGTGCAACTATGGTCAGTTCTGGGTGAGGTCTTGTCCTTTCGACTGGTCTTACCACAAACACGAGCATACCTGCACATCACTCAACCGATGTAAGAAGCTTACACTACCCAGACCTCTCGTCCCAAACCAAACCCGGCCAACGTGGAATGTTAGCCCAAAACAGAGCTCATATTTTCAACACCTTGGACAAAGGGCCATTAATCATGGAGGACCATTTGTTCACTTTTTCGGATAA
- the LOC137258380 gene encoding uncharacterized protein → MKLHQSIRPWSLIFMLVLVVNLPESNAVIERDDLPPELLKCYQDYSRVNLRDVVGQTLAWFCEAPVVRSLTNRARQARKPPSSVRYVSGLVDKVVAKKAKRVKRQAQQSEGKCRRKEYRMLSDQERDAYHRAIIALKQDTTVEPNKYDALATLHTGLTTRIAHAGPNFLGWHRVYLLMYEIALQEVDPSICLPYWDSSLDNELDDPRQSPIFSHDFLGGGSDTGNGGVVSDGPFAGWETPNDGPLIRNIGGDGELFTIESIEAILSRERTREIIPPNSLPENDIEFHHGGVHVYMGGLMSQLDTAAYDPTFFLHHTFVDYIWELFRTKQRALRIDPQLDYPEDVGADFHAPNATMGFNLNMTAEQGYSDDLMASYEYDPSPDCSERRPTCGSRHLRCNTDRGRCYPVNPTTTPPEPPTGMPGCRPGQPGCPTRPPTRPPTRPPTPNPTPPKQPCKQEILPTQNSFCIEGICDTNGWVYVPVKVVSMRPPGLTKYDSYPISNGRVSKTNDIYQPSAYAETNRYISSVRGVPKTYERCDDSKGFGQVYVQASGLSYSGVYKESAITDLRLATSLSIAYLAVKDPRNGPVKALFRAFDSCGRICHTACKIPGTNDYEPCSGVLNIKDVAGRPKQYSKTYGQAALNTWGYVQNQDCPSFLVDDIVLTFYCDYRERLPWSDATSAQIKPNPKTVVASNTVPAPEPAPPVLRNECKVSDDCIVDTPCLSTKKQCSGYGKSLKCRGSCNKYAVCNYGQYWVRKCPYDWSYHKHWQTCTSRVKCKDTSPAKSPARQIQKTWNVNPRRNTYLQNLGRMVFGSRRLGGRIFG, encoded by the exons ATGAAACTACATCAGTCCATCCGGCCATGGAGTCTCATATTTATGTTGGTCTTAGTGGTTAACCTGCCAGAATCGAACGCCGTTATCGAGAGAGATGATCTCCCACCAGAATTACTAAAATGTTACCAGGACTATTCCCGTGTCAACTTACGAGATGTTGTTGGGCAGACACTTGCTTGGTTCTGTGAGGCTCCGGTTGTCCGTTCCCTCACAAACAGAGCCAGACAAGCACGTAAACCCCCGTCGTCAGTCCGCTATGTCAGTGGGCTTGTGGACAAGGTGGTCGCGAAAAAAGCGAAACGTGTGAAACGGCAAGCTCAACAGTCCGAAGGGAAATGTCGCCGAAAGGAATACCGAATGCTTAGCGACCAGGAGAGGGATGCCTACCATCGAGCTATAATAGCTCTCAAACAAGACACA ACTGTTGAACCCAACAAGTACGATGCCCTTGCTACACTTCACACTGGCCTCACTACGCGTATCGCCCATGCGGGACCAAACTTCTTGGGCTGGCACCGTGTATATCTGCTCAT GTACGAGATCGCGCTGCAGGAAGTTGATCCAAGTATATGTCTACCGTACTGGGACAGTTCACTCGACAATGAACTAGATGACCCTCGCCAATCACCCATCTTCAGCCATGACTTCCTTGGCGGAGGAAGTGATACCGGTAATGGTGGCGTTGTGAGTGATGGACCCTTTGCTGGATGGGAAACCCCCAATGATGGCCCTCTAATTAGAAATATAGGAGGAGATGGAGAGCTTTTTACCATAGAGTCGATTGAAGCAATTTTATCCCGTGAGAGGACCCGCGAGATCATTCCACCCAACTCTCTCCCAGAGAATGACATTGAGTTCCACCATGGCGGTGTCCACGTCTATATGGGAGGCCTCATGAGTCAGCTAGACACAGCAGCGTATGATCCCACTTTCTTCCTTCATCATACTTTTGTAGACTACATATGGGAACTCTTTAGAACAAAGCAGCGAGCGCTCCGCATCGATCCACAGTTAGACTACCCTGAGGATGTTGGCGCAGATTTCCATGCGCCTAATGCAACAATGGGTTTCAATCTGAACATGACAGCAGAGCAAGGATACAGTGATGATTTGATGGCATCGTATGAGTACGATCCATCCCCTGATTGTTCAGAGAGACGGCCCACTTGCGGATCCAGGCATCTTCGCTGTAACACGGATAGGGGTAGATGTTATCCTGTTAATCCAACCACTACCCCTCCAGAACCACCTACTGGCATGCCAGGGTGTCGTCCTGGTCAGCCAGGTTGTCCTACAAGGCCCCCTACAAGGCCGCCTACAAGGCCACCAACCCCTAACCCAACCCCACCCAAACAACCCTGCAAGCAGGAGATTCTCCCCACACAGAACAGTTTTTGTATTGAAGGTATATGTGATACCAATGGTTGGGTGTATGTACCTGTCAAGGTTGTTTCAATGCGACCTCCTGGCTTAACGAAATACGACTCATACCCAATCTCTAATGGAAGAGTCAGCAAAACGAACGACATCTACCAGCCATCTGCATATGCTGAAACGAACCGCTATATATCAAGCGTTCGAGGCGTtcccaaaacatatgaaaggTGTGACGATAGTAAAGGTTTCGGCCAGGTGTATGTCCAAGCAAGTGGACTCTCTTACAGCGGAGTATACAAGGAGTCAGCTATCACCGACTTGCGTCTAGCCACGTCACTGTCCATTGCTTACCTTGCAGTCAAGGATCCTAGGAACGGCCCAGTCAAAGCTTTATTCAGAGCATTTGACTCTTGTGGAAGAATCTGTCACACTGCTTGTAAGATACCGGGAACAAACGACTATGAACCTTGCTCGGGTGTCCTTAATATTAAAGATGTTGCAGGAAGACCAAAGCAATACAGCAAAACGTATGGACAAGCTGCCCTTAATACGTGGGGTTATGTGCAGAACCAGGACTGCCCTAGCTTTCTCGTTGACGACATCGTCCTTACCTTCTACTGCGACTACAGAGAACGCCTACCATGGTCAGATGCGACGTCTGCACAGATCAAACCAAACCCCAAAACAGtggtagcgtcgaacacagtcCCGGCACCAGAACCAGCACCTCCGGTATTACGGAATG AATGCAAGGTGTCTGATGACTGCATTGTGGACACCCCGTGCTTGTCAACCAAGAAGCAGTGCAGTGGGTATGGCAAATCTCTAAAATGCCGAGGATCTTGCAACAAATATGCCGTGTGCAACTATGGTCAGTACTGGGTGAGGAAGTGTCCTTATGATTGGTCCTACCACAAACACTGGCAGACCTGTACATCTCGCGTCAAGTGCAAGGACACGAGCCCAGCAAAGAGTCCCGCAAGACAAATACAGAAGACATGGAATGTAAACCCCAGACGAAACACATACCTTCAAAATCTAGGACGAATGGTCTTTGGTTCCAGAAGGCTTGGAGGAAGGATTTTCGGATAA